The window TCTGACTCAGCCTATACTCAGCTGAGTGTCACTGGGTTTGCATTCACGCAGCCATTAGCCATGCACTGtaacaaagtgtgtttttctcctgttctccAGGCTCAGGCAGTGGCTTTGACAGTAGCCCAGGCCTTCACAGTAGCGTTCGAGCTCTGGCAAGTAGCCAAAGAAGGTAGGCACCACACTGTTCGCCCTCCAtgctcacacccacacacacaagcactgtcTATGGAGGAATTGTTTTTATCAGTGActtgtgtttgcactgaatCAGCCTTGATGCTCCAAGGATGCAGCTATCTGCTGGAAGGGTGCAGCCAACAAGTTTTGACCTGCTTGTGTTATGTCTCCGTGCATCTCGTCTCTATCtagagaaagggagaagagCGAAGTCTGGTTCAGCTGGAGAGGCCAGCAGTAGTTCCCATTCAGAGAGATCGAACAGCTTGGGGAGCCTGAAAGGgacaggtgaaaaaaaacacaaacacacacacacgaaaaacTCAGAGCTTCATCAATAGGGTTTCATCTTCCATTCATTTAATTGCATGGTAGTGCTACGTAGCTAATACCATACTAATGTAAGCATTCATGTACCGCTAAATCTTGGTGCAGCTGAGCAGTGGAAGTTTGAAGCTGAGCCTGACAACTTGCATCGTATGTCCTGAAATTGAGGCTATcgattgaatttttttttgatTGCACGCTTCGTAATTGAATAACTACGCACGCAGATCAGTCACACACAACCACCATGAAGGTATCAAACCGTTATCTTATTCCCCCTGACAATAACCTTTATCTATTGAGGTTAAAatgtttcctctggtgccaGCCTTGGGccaaatgttaaacattttgttccactgttttctgtgatgtagagagctttgtgaggctgtaGTCTCTTCacatcctgcagacacagatttcctgtgtttgctgcagcaCTCATGGTTTGCCCGTCCTTCTCCTCCCAAGTAGATGTGGCCACAGACAACCTGTTGGACTTTGAGGACAGTGTGAACGCGGTAGTGGAGACCAACGGGAATGTAGAGGAGGATCAGCTGGATAACCACAGGCCCTCTGAGACCAATAATAACCCTGCATGGGTAAGATCGACTCAAGTCCACTGTGATTCAAATTGATTGTGCCTGCAGATCCTGGAAAAGTCTTGAAAAGTATTATGAATATCTCAAATCATAAGGTATCAAAACTAAATACATGTCTAACATGTAGTTATATGAACCTTGTTTGCAAGCATCATTATGACATACATGTTCTGGTATTGACTGGATGAATATTAAGATTCtacttgttcttcttcttccaggAAATAGAAGATGATTTGGATGAAGCCTTCTCCAGGTGAGACCTTCTTCTTAATAGATTTATTATTAAGTCAAATTAATCTTCGTTGATTCTCTATGCTgcttgttaaaataaaaactctgcTTTGCCAAATCCTTCAGTATACTCTAGTTCATTCTGATGCTGCTTGGCTCTACAGCGCCACTTACTGATGATTTCTGTGTACTGCAGAATGCAAATCCTCCAGCCTGTGATTATATGGAAAGGGACTATACAATCCCTGAGAGATGATTTGATAGCTAAACTTTCAACTGCCCTCAAtctattgtgtgtttgtgtctccagctGTGCTCTGGATAGCTATGGTTCATTTCCAGGTAAAGTTGAGTACCACTGTCAACTGTTACAAGCCTTACTTTAGTGTAGTAGTCCTAATTACTAACCTAACCATAATCTGTTGCATTCAGTCACCGCCAAACCCAGTGCCACTCTTCACTGGTCAGTTATGTCAGGCAGTAGTGTGGAATAGCTTCCTGTGCCCTTTATTTCCTCCCAGGTGGAAAAAATGTCGACGGGGTTCAGAGAAGAAAGCTGACATAAAGTATTGAGTTTcagtcaaagtgaaaaatgtcatcATCTTCACCCATCGCATCACCAAaaattgctcttttttttttaactgatagCCTTTTCCTCATagtctgcttttgtctgtcaATGAATGGACTGAGTCGGAGGGAGTAATGCGAGTCCACGATACACTGAggcctttgttgtgtttgtggtcgCTGGTGTGAAAGTGGAGCAATGTGTCACTTCACCCGACAGATCAAACCATTTGTCCCACGGCTCGACTGAACTGAATGTCTTGGAAGTAATCCTGTTGACCTCCACCCGGGCGTTGTAGAAATGATTATCCCAGAGACAAAAGGCCGTTTGCAGCCAGACTGAGGGGCCCTAATTAGAGGAAATTGAGGCTTTAGTTATACAAACACGTCTGAGAGGCTGAGCCGCTGTGGAAGCGGCATTAAAATCACTGCCTGACCCCAAGCTTTAACGCGACGAGCTAAtgagcagcagctacagtgctCTGGATAAGTGACATCAGGCCTGAACTCCACATACATTTTCATCTGACACCATTTAGGCTAGTTTCAAGTCTTGATTATGTTAAAACTTTATCCATTCTGCTGTCTTGAAGGCTAAGGCTGCTGATATTCTATATATTACTTATTGTCcaatgaattgatcctactACCAAGTATTGCCCGTGTATACAAAATCtgatcttattcctctgtggcACTGAGCTCCATGTCCATGTCCAAACGCTTAATTCAGTTTTGCACTGACTGATATCttccttcattaccataaaCATGCGTACAGTGGTTAATGCTGAGTTAATCTCACATACATCGTCCCACTCAGAAGAGGTGAGGGACCTCTCACTGAATGCCAGCAAAACCCAGGAGCTGCTTGTTGATTTTGGGAGGAAGCAGCCGAGGAAATACACACCCATCTGGTCTGGAAAGTGCAGATCGTAGCACTGGTAACACTCCCCACGCTGCAGAGGTTTTACACCGGAAGGTGAAGAACACAAACTAGTAGAATTACAATCCTCACCACCGCAGCAGTGAACTGTTCCTGCTCCCGAGCTCTGAAAAAGTCCAACACAGAGCTGGCACATCAAAATTCAGTCTGTGGCAAGAACTAGTCCATATAACCGTTCACTTCCATCTGCGTAACGCTTGCTAAAACTGCAGTGCAGTGTATTTGCGAGCCATCTTTAAAGATTTGCGTCTTCAGCAGGAGCCGATCGACTTCAAACAAACAGGGTTTTGTATTCACAGTAGGATGTTGAGAGACGGACTAACccttttggttttggtctgtcAGTGGGATTTGGTGACAATATTGTcgaataaaaaaaatggaataacaGCAGCCTTATCCTTTCATATacgtttgacattttttaaactggAACAGAGCTCTTGTTGAGTGCTTTCtgttcatccattcatctttccctcctctgtcttctcagCCTGGCAGTGTCGCGTACTAACCCCCAGGTCCTGGACATTGGGGTGACGCCCCAGGACTGGCTCATCGAACCCGACTGGGACAGCACCAATGGAAACACTCCCAACAGTCTCAGCCCGTTCGGGGACGACGTCTTCAGCTTCTGACcagcacaacacagcagagagagtgaggagggcTGTCGTTATGTCTTCCTGTCAATCAACAAGGCATCACTGCGTATTTAAAATGAGGCTACAGTGCGTCCATAAGGGATTAAGTGTAGAGCTGTGACATAACGTTTGGCCTCTCCTCACCTTGTTGCACTCTTCACATGGACAGTTCTTCCCTTCTTAGTGGAAACGCACCAAAGCAATAATCTCATCCTTTTATTCCACTGCAGTCATCCTCACAAACTCAATGTTCAACTTCTGTCACCATTTGTTGTACTTTATTTGCTTACATGCTTCTGTTTCAGTAGTTTTGGCACCATAATCAGTGTTTTGTATATGTGTTTAGTTATAATTTATAGTtgtataattatttttttatggatGAAGACAGGAGTAGTATTTctgtcagacagatgtacaGACTGTATCAACAGGCCTTAATACCAGCAGGACAATCAGCCACACTGTACCTTAAAGTTGAACCAAGTTCACCGGATTTGATTGACGTAGGATTTGTCCCTCCACCACCTTGGATGTAAACTGAAGATTGTTTTGTGTCTAAAATCTGAAAATCAGTCTAGATGATGATATGAAGTCTTTGTAGCAGCGGCTCACTGTTGGTACTTTCACCGCAGTGTTAACATTGTTCTCTTGACAGAAGTCCAGATGTGTTCAAGGTTAGACTCCATTGTGGCCATTTCATGTACACTGTAATCTACCAGCATTATGCAGAATTAAATATATTCATGAATAAGAAATGGACTCTTTTGGTATATTAATGGAACTCATAAACCATACAATAACTGGGGGTGTGTAGAGTAGGGAACATATTGTTGGAAGAGGTTCAGAGTTCATTCTTGACTGTTTAACCACAAAGTCAGTTTAGTagctgtttttatcattttccagaagaagaaaagtccttcaaattattttaaaaattttAGAATTGATCATCTACAAATCCATGACATCTGGTAAATATCTGTCAATGAATGAATGGTTAACTATTTGTACAGCACCTACGTACTCATACATAAGACTGCATTATCAAGAAAGCAGATTCAAAGGTCCCAAAGAAACAATTTAAacacctgttgccaatcaacctgtttacctgtggaatgatccaaacaggtgtttttggagttccacagctttcccagtcttttggAATGGTTACTTTTGATTTGTTAGGATGCAGGTTGTAGACACAGTTATAAGGTTATTAAATTTTGTTTACTCCTGTTTTCCACTGACAGTGAGATGTGTCCATATCAACTTCTCACTaatgtttcttgtttgtttcgGTCAGTGTTACAAGGTAAAGAAGTTCATGTACTTTAGTATATTTCTGAATttttacttgtactttactctgctacatctcagagggaaatgaTATTCTGTCTACTCTACATTTTTACAGCTATCGTTATGAGCTGTGTTTTAGTAGTAGCCAGTTGTAGTTAAAACTAGCTAGTCTTGATCAGCTGCAACAGTAAGATGTGATGTAACAAGTGCTTTTGTTGATAATGCTTCACTTGAATGCAGGAGTTTGGGAGTCTGGAGGATTCTTACGCTGTGGTATCGGTTCTTAAACAATCTGAGTACTTTCCTGGGCTGGGAATGACACACTGACTGCTGACGATGTCGTCATGAAGAGATGAaggtgcagtttgttttgacCAGCTGCAGGGGGCAGCCTGGTACTACCCAGTCAAGAGAAGCCCACACCAGGAGTTCAGATAACTGCTGTTTGAGTCAGTATCAGTATCTGATGCTGGTCACATCTTCAGCTCTGGACCTAGACAGTCATTTGTGCTCCACTGCCAGGTGATGTTATAACATATGTCATTCGGCCTAGTGAGCCCTCCCTGTTCCATGGTCCTAAATTCAAAGTGACAGTATGGGTCAATAATTACAGCTGCATTAGCTTTATATAGCTATATAGCTATAGCATGGATGCTTTGTGTCAGACTGATCTATAAACCACCAGCAAGAGGACATGATGGCTGATGGGAAGAGCACACAGGACCTGTCTGGCTTTCTCATCACGGCCACCCCCATCCgtcccccctcccacacacccGTCTTCCTTGCCATGTTCTGTATTCGacccatgtgtgtgtgtgaacaggacTCTGGAGGGCTGAAAGTCACGCagccaccccccaccccctctttctctctctaacaGGCTCTGGCTCAGTGAAGCGGGGGCTTTTTTACAATTCGTTCCGACAAGCTTACTTAACCACCTGCATTATTTAACAGTCTTTCCTCAAAGGGAGCTCCaactctctgtctcactgtctgtaaGTTTGATGAAAGCATGCACACTGAGATGCAGCCGGGCAAAAGTCTCCTCCCCGTCACAAAGGGAACAGATACtgtaggcacacacacacttaaatggTAACCAGGGCTAAAGACTCCAAGTGAGTTTTGGGCATCAAGGTCAAGTGATTCAGGATGGATAAAGGCAGCAAAATATGAGGCATATCTCATATGGTTTTACTCTTTGTGTCGGTATATATTATTAACACTATAAAGTGTATTCAATTTCTGGCAAGCACCATAAAGGTAAAAACCTAATTCAAGCTCTTCTGGAAGTGTTTTCATCTGACCTGCTTAAGAAACATTACAAGCAGTCGGTGATTTGAGGGGGGATGAGGGGGTATGTCATCCTCCTTCTAAGCGAAATAACCAAAATGCATaccccttgttaacctgccacccccctccccatccCTGCGTAGCAGCagagagtgcaggggcagaggggttgtTTAGCTGAATATATTAGTCTAGTCCACCTGGCTCATTGATtttttatctgactgaggtttgtgcaagttaCAATCTATGGTCCCGACAATGGCTCTGAAACATCAGTAGCCTCGCTCTGcagtgtattgataaatccatggagctgtccgtggtgctgaagtagcagacgGCTTTGTAATTacacctttttctctcagtcccgcCCTTCAGAGTTTCCTCTTGGATCTGGAGCTTTGCACTTCCTTCGAGCTTGAGAGTtgagaggcacagagaggcaTGAGGGAATACATTGACACAGCCAAGGCGGCGGTGAGAAAAGTAGGCCTCCAAAGAAGCTAAAGCCTCTGCTATAAGCTGCCAACACACTCGGCGTCTCCGCTGCAGAATGCGAGCGTTGCTTCGGCCAAATTAATATTATAGCCTAAGTGGAATGAGGGTCGCCCTGGCACTCAAAAGCTTATCAGCTTTGATTTTCATTACACGAGCTGGTCCTCCTGTGAAACTTTTCCCCCAAGACGCTGTGGGAAATCTTGGCTTCAGAAAAAATGTGTCTTGGCTAGCAACCTCCAGGCAAGAGCACGTGATAACAACCAGCAAAAGCACGACTAAAAACCAACAAGTCTGTCATGCCTTGCTCACAGATGCCACTCCTTATCTCAGGGGTGCAGATAGTTCATGTTTACCTCCAGTAATGctcaagttttttgtttttttttcagctttttctgaGATTAACTAACTTTAACTGGCTATATTAGACTATAATGTTTATtgttgtcatgtctcgtcagatttgttaatgtgttttgcacTTCCCGGTGTGTTcccccgcctgtctgattgtctaccccgccctaattgtctccacctgttccttgttacctcgtgtatatatagtccgcgtctccctttgtcttgtgccagattgtctcgtgccttgtcctgtacttgccttgctatctagtgttccatgatccttgtcttctgtgtccctgtaagtctagttattaGTCCAGCcttgagtcttttgtttgctactttgtatcTAGCTTTAGTGATTAGTCCAGCCTTGtaccttttgtttgctactttgttatcAAGCCATCTTTGAGCCTTTGATAGTTTTGTTCTTTATCTAGTCaagttatccttagcgttttctgttgcactttgttACTCTGTTGGTTGGCAGTGTGGAGACAGGGTGGTGCTCCCACTGGGCCAACCCCTTCccccaaaaaatgaacaaatcaccaACTCATTACAAGTGAATAAAAATTGTTTTTGCTGTAAACTTGAATGTATTTCCTATTTATTATACAGTGATCAAATGGCTGAAAACACTCGTTTTCTCAAAGCATTAATATGAAATCTGTGAGTGATTAAAAGTATCAGTTTGACTCACTCACTAAACCCTGCCTCCAAAaagcaactgtccaatcatagctcagTATCTCTGCGCCCGTCaatctttgtgtttctcttcctgttgaTGGGGTGAACATGAGGCTCTGTGAAGAGCACTCCTCTGTATCTCAACAGTTTGGAGGgtagtgtcttttttttagtctttcaaaaactaaaacacaagagcaaacgTGAGGATCAAATccagctgtgtctttgtctgttctAACGTAAGCTACAAATGATAACAcgtctggctaactagcttaccaCCTGCAGTAGTAACCAATTACGTCCAAAGACAATGTGCATTCTGGTAACTTCCTATGTCATTTTGAGGGGTTACGGGTTACATTAGAAAAATTAGATACCATGACAGGcacagcaacagtaactaaaggggttaaatgttaaatgtcagTTCAATGTGAGGCTTGAGCCTGAAGGGCAGGAAAAAGatagcttggctctgtccaaagctaaaAAGCAAACTTCCACGTACTGTGCATAGTGTATATTTACTTTCCACAAAAAGTCAATAAACTGCCTCCACATAGTTTAGCTGTAAGCTAGCCGCGCAACGTATGTACAGTCAGAGTTATCTCCCTGCagtctctctccttttccctcaAGTCTGTACTCATGACGAGTGCAGACTTTTCACTCCAGTTGAAACATTGTCAGCTCGCTTGGACGCATCTTCACACCGGCTTTGGATAGAGCCACGCTaactgtttccacctgtttccgGTCTTAATGCTCAGCTAGGCAAAATACAACCTGACCTGTTGTTGTTTGCCAAGTAATACATAActcacaaactgtcattttaacattttgtcaaatttcattttgtttgtgtatggGTTGCAACATGTTAATCAACTTCAGAGGTGTTCAtaggtgtttttttctgctctggaTTGACCCAGGCTAGCTATTTCTTGCAAGCAATTTCCAGTTTACACTAAGCTAGGCTAAAtgtctcctgactccagcttcACATTGAACAAACATGAGACGGATGTCGCCCTGCTGatccaaaatgtcaacaaaatatTCCCATAAGGGACGCCCCTCCTCACCTTAGCCCTTTTCTGTTAGCTAACACACATTAAAGCAAACACACGAAGGGCAAATACAGGAACACGCACGAAGAAGAACCTGTTCACCATACTCGTAAAGTGTACAGGCGGACTTTCTGGCTTTCACTCAACAGCAGCCTCTCACGGGTAAACAGGCTCTGCGGCGGTCAAGGAGGGCGCACAGCACAGCGTTTATGTCATGCACGCATCCAACTTCACTGGTGTGTTATTGTTTAGCCGAGAGCAGCACTGCAGTAAAGCATCGAATAAACATTTACGCAGACGAATCCATAGCTTTAGCCTCACGGTTGATTCATCTACAGCGGCTGCGATCGATGTAATTCTTAATTCACATATCTAATAAATTCCGGGCATAATGTGACCTGCCAGCTTTAATGTATTGGAGCAGTTGGATGGTGAAATGGTGACATTCGTTTTGCATTGTTCCTCCATCTAGATATTCAGATAACagcagagagtgcagagggagagggaagcaGAGATCAAGGGGACTGTAAAGACTTGGATAGAGCGTGATGGTGTGTGCTGCGCGCGTGTCTGCACGCCCTTGTCTCCGTTTTTGACGTCCACGTCGCATCAGACAGACACCAGCTTCCCCTGGCATCCAAGGCTAGAACCAAGAACAGAAGCGCTTGCATCATTAGGCTCCATCAGCCTCCTCTGACAGGCCATGAGTCATCGCCTGTCGCTGCTGTTCACGCCGttcattttcaagcaaatatCACCATTTAATTTGACGCAACAACGTTAGCTCGTGTGTGCATACGGGCCCAAGTGTGCGAACACCTGTGGTTTGACGATCTCTGAAGCCCCAGCCTAATTTATATTTTCCGTTCCACAGGATGCCCAGGATGGGAGTGACTGAGCGTGTGTGTTACGGGTTGTTACATTGATGCACGGCGGCTGCTGATCCGGCCTCATAAACCAGCCTTGAGTACGAAGGCCTGGGCCACATCCATCGCAATCTAACCTTGTCACACCCCATATGCTGGAGGCCACTTTCGGCCACACACACCCTTCATTAGCATTATAGATACCATCCGCTCTCGCTCAAGTGATCTGATATATTGGGCTGATACTGGTCTTTCATGAAGtgtcctctgcctcctgttTGATGGACGTGAGGCAGTTTGAATGGTCTGTGACAAAATAATTTTAACTCAAGGTCCGCTTACTAGCTTTTCCATCTCGCAGCTTTAAACCTGTGCGATGAGAAGGGATTGATCTGGACCAAAGTTGGATATTTTAATTTAGATGTTTGGCTCGACTGAATACAAATGTgcatatattcattttcatgtttcaagcatttattttcattttattaatttctgtCAATTCTTATGATTCATCACTTCTGCTTAATGCTGCAAACTTGCAATAACAATTTCCCCATGCAGGCCCAGACCTTTACTGACCTTATCGATTTCACTTAGAGTAAATTGGtttggaaataaacaaaactaaatGACAAATGGGGTCCTATACTATAGCGTTAATACCTTTATTATTGTGGTTGATATTTTGCTGCTTAATGAAATCATCACAAACTGCACAGCAAACATTCCATCCACACTCCAGC of the Chelmon rostratus isolate fCheRos1 chromosome 16, fCheRos1.pri, whole genome shotgun sequence genome contains:
- the ldlrap1a gene encoding low density lipoprotein receptor adapter protein 1a; the encoded protein is MDALRSAGRAIIRSPSMAKQSWTAGRHRKLPENWTDTRETILEGMTFNLRHLGMTLVDQPKGEDLSAAAVKRIVATAKASGKKPQKVALKVSPQGIVLYDSLTNKLLENVSIYRISYCTVDKLHDKVFAYIAQNTLNGTLECHAYLCSKRKVAQAVALTVAQAFTVAFELWQVAKEEKGRRAKSGSAGEASSSSHSERSNSLGSLKGTDVATDNLLDFEDSVNAVVETNGNVEEDQLDNHRPSETNNNPAWEIEDDLDEAFSSLAVSRTNPQVLDIGVTPQDWLIEPDWDSTNGNTPNSLSPFGDDVFSF